In Notamacropus eugenii isolate mMacEug1 chromosome 1, mMacEug1.pri_v2, whole genome shotgun sequence, one genomic interval encodes:
- the PRORP gene encoding mitochondrial ribonuclease P catalytic subunit isoform X2, translating into MLEPNHLNSEEYEFLKERVLKDVLDGGDQYRKTTPKEIKRFENFIKNCPPFDIVIDGLNVTKMFPRIRESQTLLDVVSQITKQNLQVLVLGRKHMLKGSYRWQKDEMAAVQNMAYCFFADNVSEDDAFLLYATLNSGNHCRFLTRDLMRDHKACLLDAKTRHLFFRWQQGHQLVFLNYYPGKKIVFQSVLTHDTVVQTTGDSWHIPYDENTVERYSYEVPTKWLCLQQQN; encoded by the exons ATGTTAGAGCCTAATCACCTGAACTCAGAAGAGTATGAATTTCTTAAGGAGAGAGTCCTGAAAGATGTGCTTGATGGAGGTGACCAATACAGAAAAACAACACCCAAG gaaATTAAGAGATTTGAAAACTTCATTAAAAATTGCCCTCCTTTTGATATTGTGATCGATGGACTCAATGTTACCAAAATGTTTCCTAGAATTCGTGAATCTCAAACT CTTCTTGATGTGGTTTCTCAAATAACAAAACAGAACCTCCAGGTGCTTGTTCTGGGTCGGAAGCATATGCTAAAGGGAAGTTACAGGTGGCAAAAGGATGAAATGGCAGCCGTGCAGAACATGGCCTACTGCTTCTTTGCTGACAATGT CTCAGAAGATGATGCCTTCCTATTATATGCCACTCTGAACTCAGGGAATCACTGCAGATTTCTCACCAGAGATCTGATGCGGGACCACAAAGCTTGTCTCCTTGATGCCAAGACTCGACATCTGTTCTTTAGGTGGCAGCAGGGACATCAACTTGTGTTCCTCAACTATTACCCAGGAAAAAAGATTGTTTTTCAG TCTGTTCTCACCCATGATACAGTGGTACAAACAACAGGAGACTCATGGCATATACCATATGATGAAAACACGGTGGAAAGATATTCCTATGAAGTGCCAACTAAATGGCTTTGCCTTCAGCAACAAAACTGA